In one Shinella zoogloeoides genomic region, the following are encoded:
- a CDS encoding FAD-binding oxidoreductase encodes MSEIIRSLQRDLNDFGEDLHLIGSEKLADRHAGEHPGNFGAGAMAVPATPEAAAAVVRWCAANGVPVVPQGGRTGLVGGGISRPGELILSTARLDRIEAIDPLARTVTLGAGVTLQALQEAAAGFGLTPGIDLAARGSATIGGMIATNAGGILAFRNGVMRHQVLGIEAVMPDGSLFSDLTRVLKVSAGPDIKQLLIGSEGAYGFVTRAVLKLDSFNPMRATALVGVRDAASALALIAHFRALPALQLEGAELMWARYFRDSAGERRFDLDWLEDETAAVLLMEVSAASEAEARDALEAGLADLWERHGLTSGIVAASLDQARRFWALREESDFIYRLHPAAPSYDVSLPPGALDDYAAGLTARLKTVDPGFDAYVYGHVADGNLHISVIGKSANAAALKEPIEDAVYTGIAESGGSFSAEHGVGTEKRRAYLTYGNPARRAVAQAIKAAFDPENLFNPGKVPFRAD; translated from the coding sequence ATGTCCGAGATTATCCGATCGCTCCAGCGCGACTTGAACGATTTCGGCGAGGACCTTCACCTTATCGGAAGCGAAAAACTTGCCGACCGGCACGCCGGCGAGCATCCCGGGAATTTCGGCGCGGGCGCCATGGCGGTGCCCGCGACGCCGGAGGCCGCCGCCGCCGTGGTGCGCTGGTGTGCCGCGAACGGCGTGCCGGTCGTGCCGCAGGGCGGTCGCACCGGCCTTGTCGGCGGCGGCATCAGCCGGCCGGGCGAGCTGATTCTCTCCACGGCGCGGCTGGACCGTATCGAGGCGATCGACCCCCTCGCCCGTACCGTCACCCTCGGCGCCGGCGTGACGCTGCAGGCCTTGCAGGAGGCGGCAGCCGGTTTCGGCCTTACCCCCGGCATCGACCTTGCCGCCCGCGGCAGCGCGACGATCGGCGGCATGATCGCCACCAATGCCGGCGGCATCCTCGCCTTCCGCAACGGCGTGATGCGCCACCAGGTGCTCGGCATCGAGGCCGTGATGCCGGACGGGAGCCTCTTCAGCGACCTGACGCGCGTCCTCAAGGTCAGCGCCGGACCCGATATCAAGCAGCTCCTCATCGGCTCGGAAGGCGCCTACGGCTTCGTCACGCGAGCCGTGCTGAAGCTCGACAGCTTCAATCCGATGCGCGCCACCGCGCTGGTCGGCGTCAGGGACGCCGCCTCTGCCCTCGCCCTCATCGCGCATTTCCGTGCCCTGCCCGCCCTCCAGCTCGAAGGCGCCGAACTGATGTGGGCGCGCTATTTCCGCGACAGCGCCGGGGAACGCCGCTTCGACCTCGACTGGCTGGAGGACGAGACGGCAGCCGTCCTCCTGATGGAGGTCTCCGCCGCCAGCGAAGCGGAGGCGCGCGACGCGCTGGAAGCGGGCCTTGCCGACCTCTGGGAACGGCACGGGCTGACGAGCGGCATCGTTGCCGCCTCGCTCGACCAGGCCCGCCGGTTCTGGGCCCTTCGCGAAGAGAGCGATTTCATCTACCGCCTCCACCCGGCCGCCCCCTCCTACGACGTTTCCCTGCCGCCCGGCGCCCTCGACGACTATGCCGCAGGCCTGACGGCACGGTTGAAGACAGTGGATCCGGGTTTCGATGCCTATGTCTACGGCCATGTCGCGGACGGCAACCTGCATATTTCCGTCATCGGCAAGAGCGCGAACGCCGCGGCCCTGAAGGAGCCGATCGAGGATGCGGTCTATACGGGCATCGCCGAATCCGGCGGCAGCTTCTCCGCCGAGCACGGGGTTGGCACGGAGAAACGCCGCGCCTATCTCACCTATGGCAATCCGGCCCGCCGCGCCGTCGCGCAGGCGATCAAGGCCGCCTTCGACCCCGAAAACCTGTTCAATCCGGGCAAGGTGCCCTTCCGGGCCGATTGA